The Stigmatella ashevillena genomic sequence GAGGGGAGAGCTTCTGGGCCTGCTGTTCCAGGTCTTGCAGGGGCTCCTGCCCGGGCTCGGGCTTCTCCACGGCACAGGCCGTCAGCGCACCGCACAGGACTGCGCTCCACCGCCACGAACGGAACCCGATGTTTCGAATGGACATATCATTTTCTCAAGATGTGAGTCACGGCTGTAGAGGGGCAGCCGATCCGGGGATCCGGACATGGTTGTGATTACGCGAAAGTGCCTGAGAACCTCAATTCAATTCTGCTTCATTTTTTCGGCTATTAGGATTGACAGGAAATGACAATTCAAGATTCTTAGAGAGCGAGTCTTGCTTCATCCGAAATTGTTCACTCGGAGTGACTGAGTGTTCAGGCCGGCACGATCCGCAGAGGAGGACAGAACGAGTCCGTTGAAGGGCTGGTCAAAATTCTCTATCCCGCGCGGCGCAGAACCGCTTACCCCCCGGGCGTTCCCATCAGGCGCCCCTTCGAAAGGACTCGCTCTCCATGAAGCGTTTGTTGACCGTTGCCCTCCTTTGCGTCTCTGCCAGTGCGCTCGCTCAAGACAAGACCGCGCCCAAGACCCCGGCGAAGACCGAGACAAAGACCGATGCGAAGAGCACTCCCTCGGAAGCAACGAACTTGAAGGTCGAGGAGCCGGACCAGAAGGATCCGAAGAACAAAGAGGTGGATACGAAAGCTCAGGGTGAGGTGAAGAAGGAGAGTTTCTGAGCGGTCCCCTGAAGGTGTTCCACCATTCTGTTGTCTGGCCTCGCGGCTGCGTGGCTTGAATTCTCTTTGAACCCATACGAAAGAAGGCGCTCATGAAGAAGTACGCGGGAATGGTTTTTGTGTGTCTGTGCCTGCTCCAGGGGACCGCGAGCGGCGAGGATGCGTGCATGAAGACGATGAACCAGGGCGCTGCCACGGTGGCCCTGGGGCTCTATGAGCAGCAGTGCCCGACCGTCAGCTTCAGCTCAGGAGTCATCACGAAGGATGTCACATACAATTGCTGCGGAGCCGCGCCCACCATTCGCATCAACGGGACTGACTGGGAAACCCTCCGCAAGGCAGGCAAGCTGGATGGCCTCCGGTATCAGGTGATCTCGAATTCCAACAACTCCTACTCCCTGACCTTCCGGAAGATGGTGAAAGACTCCCCCACGACCATCAACGCAGAGGACTTCTTCAAGTAATCCGCGAAGTGGCCGGGCGCTGATGCGCGTCTTGTCTCAGGTCAGCGCCCGCCGCTGTGCCAGAACGCAGCCCTTTTCCCGCTGGATGGCTCCGGACCGTGTCCTACTACCTCCACGATCTCGCCCCCTTTCTCTTTCGTTACACCGACGGGCAGGGCGAAGTCTTCGCGGCCCGGTGGGATGGACTCGCCTATCTGGTGGGGTTCGCCCTCGTGCTTCTCTTGCTCAAGCGCTTCGCCAGCCGAGGCTATCTCCAGCTTGCACAGGCAGAGGTCTTCGACTTCACCAGTCTCGTCGCCCTCCTGGGGGTCCTGCTTGGCGGACGGCTGGGGTATCTGGTGTTGTATGACTGGGAGCGTTTCTCCGGGAACCTGGGTCTGCTCTTCCAACTCAGCCAGGGGGGGACGTCCTTTCACGGAGGACTGCTCGGCGTGGCCGTGGTCACCGGGTTCCTGGCGCGCAAGCACCACCTCTCCTGGCTGCACCTGGGGGACAACCTGGTGACGGTGGCGCCCCTCGGGCTTTTCCTGGGCCGCCTCTCCCACTTCATGGATGGAGACCTGTTCGGGCGGGTCACCCAGGTGCCCTGGGCCGTGCGCTTTCCGGCGGAGATCCACCTTGGGTCATTCCAGCCTGCCCAAGCCACCCGGCTCGCCACGGAGCGCCTGCCGGTGAGCAGCTTCGACATCATGCAGGTGGCCCACTCGGTGCCTCAGGTCATGGACGAGTTGCTCCTCATCCTCAACCCGCGTCACCCCTCGCAGCTCTACGAGGCCGCGCTCGAGGGTCTGCTCCTCTTCATCATCCTCTACACCGTGCGCACCCGTGCCCGGCAGCCGCCCGAGGGCATGCTGTGTGGCCTCTTCTTCCTCCTTCATGCCGTGTTCCACATCGGGGTGGGCTTCTTGCGCGAGTTCCGGAATGGGGACCCGATGTGGCTTGGGCTCAGCCAAGGCCAGCTTCTCTCCCTGCCCATGATCGCCGTGGGGCTGGTGCTGCTCGGGTGGAGTCTCTCCCGCCGCTCCGTCCGCACGG encodes the following:
- the lgt gene encoding prolipoprotein diacylglyceryl transferase — protein: MSYYLHDLAPFLFRYTDGQGEVFAARWDGLAYLVGFALVLLLLKRFASRGYLQLAQAEVFDFTSLVALLGVLLGGRLGYLVLYDWERFSGNLGLLFQLSQGGTSFHGGLLGVAVVTGFLARKHHLSWLHLGDNLVTVAPLGLFLGRLSHFMDGDLFGRVTQVPWAVRFPAEIHLGSFQPAQATRLATERLPVSSFDIMQVAHSVPQVMDELLLILNPRHPSQLYEAALEGLLLFIILYTVRTRARQPPEGMLCGLFFLLHAVFHIGVGFLREFRNGDPMWLGLSQGQLLSLPMIAVGLVLLGWSLSRRSVRTVMPCVDASG